A genomic region of Thunnus albacares chromosome 4, fThuAlb1.1, whole genome shotgun sequence contains the following coding sequences:
- the oxtrb gene encoding LOW QUALITY PROTEIN: oxytocin receptor b (The sequence of the model RefSeq protein was modified relative to this genomic sequence to represent the inferred CDS: deleted 1 base in 1 codon): MEDLLREQDSCAQNVSWGNSSRGNVSHLGNTTVNPLKRNEEVAKVEVTVLVLVMLLALTGNLCVLWAIHTTKHSQSRMYYFMKHLSIADLVVAIFQVLPQLIWDITFRFYGPDLLCRLVKYVQVVGMFASTYMLVLMSIDRCLAICQPLRSVHKRKDRFCVIASWVLSLIFSTPQVYIFSLKEVGNGVYDCWGDFVQPWGAKAYITWMSLSIYIFPVAILSICYGLICFKIWQNVNLKTRREHFLALTPRASKVSHPLSRVSSVRLISKAKIRTVKMTFVVVLAYIVCWTPFFFVQMWSAWDPAAPREDMAFIIAMLLASLNSCCNPWIYMFFAGHLFRDLMRCFFCCCRQYLTTSTCSCDRQCRHKSNCSTYVIKNTSARGASHTHPAQVDLDTEKPSRLPADK; this comes from the exons ATGGAGGACCTTTTACGCGAGCAGGATAGCTGTGCGCAGAATGTGTCATGGGGCAACTCAAGTCGTGGAAATGTGAGCCATTTGGGGAACACCACAGTGAATCCTTTGAAACGGAATGAAGAAGTGGCCAAAGTGGAAGTGACAGTCCTGGTCCTGGTGATGCTGCTCGCTCTGACCGGCAACCTGTGCGTCCTGTGGGCTATCCACACCACCAAGCACAGCCAGTCTCGGATGTATTACTTCATGAAGCACCTGAGCATCGCAGACCTCGTTGTTGCAATCTTTCAGGTCTTACCACAACTCATCTGGGATATCACGTTTCGCTTCTATGGGCCGGATTTGCTGTGCAGGTTGGTCAAATACGTGCAAGTCGTAGGTATGTTTGCGTCTACCTACATGCTTGTCCTGATGTCCATCGACAGGTGCTTAGCGATCTGCCAGCCACTTCGATCTGTGCACAAGAGAAAGGATCGCTTCTGTGTGATCGCCTCGTGGGTGCTTAGTCTGATATTCAGCACTCCTCAAGTGTACATATTTTCTCTTAAGGAGGTCGGGAACGGTGTGTATGACTGCTGGGGGGACTTTGTGCAGCCGTGGGGCGCCAAAGCATACATCACATGGATGAGCCTCAGCATTTACATTTTCCCAGTGGCAATTTTAAGCATCTGCTATGGCctgatatgttttaaaatatggcagaatgtcaatttaaaaaccAGGAGGGAGCACTTCCTTGCTCTAACTCCAAGGGCCTCCAAAGTCTCTCATCCCCTCTCTCGTGTGAGCAGCGTGAGGCTCATTTCAAAAGCAAAAATCCGCAcagtgaaaatgacatttgtgGTGGTCCTTGCCTACATCGTGTGCTGGACTCCCTTTTTCTTTGTCCAGATGTGGTCTGCTTGGGATCCTGCAGCACCAAGAGAAG ACATGGCCTTCATCATCGCCATGTTGCTGGCCAGTCTCAACAGCTGCTGCAACCCTTGGATTTACATGTTCTTTGCTGGTCACCTGTTCCGCGATCTAATGCGgtgcttcttctgctgctgtagACAGTACCTGACAACCTCCACCTGCAGCTGTGATCGACAGTGCAGGCACAAGAGCAACTGCTCCACTTATGTCATCAAAAACACCAGC GCCAGAggagcctcacacacacatccagcacAGGTAGACCTGGACACTGAAAAGCCATCCAGGCTTCCTGCAGACAAGTAG
- the LOC122981330 gene encoding caveolin-3-like: protein MASMNHSQEQALRRDSHTREIDLINRDPKQINEDVVKVNFEDVIAEPAGTHSLDGVWKASYTTFTVSKHWCYCILSAILGIPLSLVWGLLFACLSFCHIWAVVPFIKSCLIEFQCGSQLYSLVIHNFFDPLFVALGKMYSGVRVILRKEV from the exons ATGGCTAGCATGAACCACAGCCAGGAGCAGGCGCTCAGGAGGGACAGCCACACCAGGGAGATTGACCTCATCAACAGGGACCCCAAGCAAATAAATGAGGATGTCGTCAAG GTCAACTTTGAAGATGTGATCGCAGAGCCTGCTGGCACGCACAGTCTGGACGGCGTATGGAAAGCCAGCTACACCACCTTCACTGTGTCGAAGCACTGGTGTTACTGCATCTTAAGTGCCATTCTGGGCATCCCTTTGTCACTGGTCTGGGGCCtcctgtttgcttgtttgtcattCTGCCACATCTGGGCTGTCGTGCCCTTCATTAAGAGCTGTCTGATTGAATTCCAATGCGGGAGTCAACTCTACTCACTGGTCATACACAATTTCTTTGACCCGCTCTTCGTGGCACTGGGGAAGATGTACAGCGGCGTCAGAGTGATTCTACGCAAGGAGGTGTAA